Proteins encoded together in one Euzebyales bacterium window:
- a CDS encoding cold-shock protein has protein sequence MSMPEGTVKWFNADKGYGFISPEDGGNDLFVHFSSIVGSGYKSLDDGQRVSFTVTEGQKGPQASDVQAL, from the coding sequence ATGAGCATGCCAGAAGGTACCGTCAAGTGGTTCAACGCCGACAAGGGCTACGGGTTCATCAGCCCCGAGGACGGCGGCAATGACCTGTTCGTGCACTTCTCCTCGATCGTGGGCTCGGGCTACAAGAGCCTCGACGACGGCCAGCGCGTGAGCTTCACCGTCACCGAGGGCCAGAAGGGCCCGCAGGCCAGCGACGTCCAGGCCTTGTAG
- a CDS encoding cupin domain-containing protein — protein sequence MHIVRAAQVTARAADPAKWTSQVWRADILTTSTGGLRSNRFTYAPGHRSNWHVHEGEQALVVLCGRGLIMWEGLDVAETLGPGDWVHVSPGVAHWHGAVPDETFVHLAVTATGGTVWHGPVDDDAYRTALS from the coding sequence ATGCACATCGTCCGGGCGGCACAGGTGACGGCACGCGCAGCGGATCCCGCCAAGTGGACCTCGCAGGTGTGGCGTGCCGACATCCTGACGACGTCGACCGGTGGGCTGCGCAGCAACCGGTTCACCTACGCGCCGGGCCACCGGTCCAACTGGCACGTCCACGAAGGTGAGCAGGCGCTGGTCGTGCTGTGCGGTCGCGGCCTGATCATGTGGGAGGGCCTCGACGTCGCCGAGACGCTCGGACCGGGGGACTGGGTGCACGTCAGCCCCGGCGTCGCCCACTGGCACGGTGCGGTCCCCGACGAGACGTTCGTGCACCTCGCGGTCACCGCCACTGGCGGCACGGTGTGGCATGGACCGGTCGACGACGACGCCTACCGCACCGCGCTCAGCTGA
- a CDS encoding peptidoglycan-binding domain-containing protein, translated as MTQPQSRRDPAGGPSGICRGPLTRLGFDPGPVDGIVGARTEAAVKQLQRQADLVVDDIVGPKAWAVVNAPEDEGGVS; from the coding sequence GTGACACAACCCCAGTCGCGCCGGGATCCCGCGGGAGGGCCGTCCGGGATCTGCAGGGGGCCCCTCACCCGGCTCGGCTTCGATCCCGGGCCCGTGGACGGCATCGTCGGGGCGAGGACGGAGGCCGCCGTCAAGCAGTTGCAGCGTCAGGCCGACCTCGTCGTCGACGACATCGTCGGACCGAAGGCGTGGGCGGTCGTCAACGCGCCCGAGGACGAGGGCGGCGTCAGCTGA
- a CDS encoding DUF2203 domain-containing protein — MSGYLTDERTDIYEGVDAAHHRPVALDHPRLTTPAATVSAGRHRRSSASRQACGTGIGRRHPVTPTYWLVVERLFTVDEARAVLADAEQSIAAFIDLRAEFAELRWALEHERASAAGGIAELKALEARLDTYLSPFRDQGVQVKGFAPLLLDFPATRDGQSVLLCWLEGEPELAWWHPVDLGLMGRRRL; from the coding sequence ATGAGCGGCTACCTGACCGACGAACGAACCGACATCTACGAGGGCGTGGACGCCGCCCACCACCGGCCTGTGGCCTTGGACCACCCGCGGCTGACCACACCCGCGGCCACTGTCAGCGCCGGACGACACCGCAGGTCGAGTGCGTCCCGCCAGGCGTGCGGAACCGGCATCGGGCGACGGCACCCGGTCACGCCGACATACTGGTTGGTCGTGGAGCGCCTGTTCACCGTCGACGAGGCACGTGCCGTGCTGGCCGATGCCGAGCAGTCGATCGCGGCGTTCATCGACCTGCGTGCCGAGTTCGCCGAGCTGCGGTGGGCGCTCGAGCACGAACGCGCGTCCGCGGCCGGCGGCATCGCCGAGCTGAAGGCGCTCGAGGCACGCCTGGACACGTACCTCAGCCCCTTCCGCGACCAGGGCGTGCAGGTCAAGGGCTTCGCGCCGCTGCTGCTGGACTTCCCGGCGACCCGCGACGGGCAGTCGGTGCTGCTGTGCTGGCTGGAGGGAGAACCCGAGCTCGCCTGGTGGCACCCCGTGGACCTCGGACTGATGGGGCGCCGCCGACTCTGA
- a CDS encoding SDR family NAD(P)-dependent oxidoreductase, with translation MAVRVATVRAGTFVSSDLALYGAQRVGRAEGSSHMVRIVLVTGGNRGIGREVVRQVVAAGDTALLGARNVVQSREVATALADGAGRCEIVPLDVADPAGINRAARHVTNAHGRLDVLINNAAIHYDTHQRGVDADLRIVEEALQTNLLGAWRVIQAFLPLLRRSTHPRIVNVSSQSGSLASMGGGTPAYSVSKAALNALTRVLADELRSDGVLVNAVCPGWTATDMGGRGGRPVADGAASVMWAVDLSDDGPTGGFFRDGRPLPW, from the coding sequence ATGGCCGTCCGGGTGGCCACGGTGCGCGCTGGCACGTTCGTGTCCAGCGACCTAGCCCTGTACGGTGCGCAGCGGGTGGGTCGAGCCGAGGGGAGCTCCCACATGGTGCGGATCGTGTTGGTGACCGGCGGCAACCGTGGCATCGGCCGTGAGGTCGTCCGCCAGGTCGTCGCGGCCGGCGACACCGCGCTGTTGGGCGCACGTAACGTCGTCCAGTCCCGCGAGGTCGCGACCGCGCTCGCCGACGGTGCCGGTCGCTGCGAGATCGTGCCGCTCGACGTCGCCGACCCGGCCGGCATCAACCGCGCCGCCAGGCACGTCACCAACGCCCACGGCCGCCTGGACGTGCTGATCAACAACGCCGCGATCCACTACGATACCCACCAGCGTGGCGTCGACGCCGACCTGCGGATCGTCGAGGAGGCGCTGCAGACCAACCTGCTGGGTGCATGGCGGGTGATCCAGGCGTTCCTGCCGCTGTTGCGGCGCAGCACGCATCCCAGGATCGTCAACGTCTCGAGCCAGAGCGGGTCGCTTGCGTCGATGGGCGGCGGCACGCCCGCCTACTCGGTCAGCAAGGCGGCGCTCAACGCCCTCACCCGCGTGCTGGCCGACGAACTGCGCTCCGACGGGGTGCTGGTCAACGCCGTGTGCCCGGGGTGGACCGCGACCGACATGGGCGGGCGGGGCGGCCGCCCGGTCGCCGACGGCGCGGCGTCGGTCATGTGGGCGGTCGATCTGTCCGACGACGGCCCGACGGGCGGCTTCTTCCGCGACGGCAGGCCACTGCCGTGGTGA
- a CDS encoding cyclase family protein, translating into MCLRETTASAPHQHHQTITADAQPLDRRAFLRAGGVAAAGAAVTTVGAVTPAAGSDGGLRRGHGGRRDVVDLTHRFTTDFPTFTGVQPTRQTATTIAADGFYSQNWTFAEHTATHVDAPGHFAAGMPLVDELEPDDLVAPLVVIDIRRRARRAPNAEVTVDDLRRHERGHGRIPRGALVCMWSGWARKADDPAAFLGGPAFPDYNFPGFGIEAAMWLADRRDIAAIGVDTTSLDPGNSTTFAVHSEFLATGRYGVENLTNLGRVRHRPWRAVVGVVPWEDGSGGPCRVLAL; encoded by the coding sequence ATGTGCCTGCGTGAGACGACCGCGTCCGCACCGCACCAGCACCACCAGACGATCACCGCCGATGCCCAACCACTCGACCGCCGGGCGTTCCTCCGCGCCGGGGGCGTGGCTGCCGCCGGCGCTGCCGTGACGACCGTCGGGGCGGTCACGCCAGCAGCGGGATCGGACGGCGGACTCCGACGTGGGCACGGTGGTCGACGTGATGTCGTCGACCTGACGCACCGGTTCACAACCGACTTCCCGACCTTCACCGGCGTCCAGCCGACCCGCCAGACCGCGACGACGATCGCCGCCGATGGCTTCTACTCCCAGAACTGGACGTTCGCCGAGCACACCGCGACGCACGTCGACGCTCCGGGGCACTTCGCCGCGGGCATGCCGCTGGTCGACGAACTGGAACCCGACGACCTGGTCGCGCCGCTGGTCGTGATCGACATCCGCCGGCGTGCGCGCCGCGCCCCGAACGCAGAGGTGACCGTCGACGACCTGCGCCGCCACGAGCGCGGGCACGGCCGCATCCCGCGCGGGGCGCTGGTGTGCATGTGGTCGGGCTGGGCGCGCAAGGCCGACGACCCAGCGGCGTTCCTCGGTGGGCCCGCGTTTCCGGACTACAACTTCCCGGGCTTCGGCATCGAGGCGGCCATGTGGCTCGCCGACCGGCGCGACATCGCCGCCATCGGCGTCGACACCACCAGCCTGGACCCCGGCAACTCGACGACCTTCGCGGTCCACAGCGAGTTCCTGGCGACCGGGCGCTACGGCGTCGAGAACCTCACCAACCTCGGCCGGGTGCGCCACCGCCCCTGGCGTGCCGTGGTCGGCGTCGTGCCGTGGGAGGACGGCTCGGGCGGTCCGTGCCGCGTCCTCGCACTCTAG
- the uraH gene encoding hydroxyisourate hydrolase: MSVSTHVLDTARGRPAEGLRILCETANTEGGWDRVGAATTDDDGRAPDLIPDDTVIDAGVYRMTFETGDWFAQRGVPAFYPRVRVEFEITDAGQHHHVPLLLSPFGYSTYRGS, from the coding sequence GTGAGCGTGTCGACCCACGTGCTCGACACCGCGCGCGGTCGTCCCGCCGAGGGCCTGAGGATCCTGTGCGAGACTGCGAACACCGAGGGCGGCTGGGACCGGGTCGGTGCGGCCACGACCGACGACGACGGCCGGGCGCCCGATCTGATCCCCGACGACACCGTGATCGACGCCGGCGTCTACCGGATGACGTTCGAGACCGGCGACTGGTTCGCGCAGCGTGGGGTGCCGGCGTTCTACCCACGGGTGCGCGTCGAATTCGAGATCACCGACGCCGGTCAGCACCACCATGTCCCACTGCTGCTCAGCCCGTTCGGCTACAGCACCTACCGCGGGAGCTGA
- the alc gene encoding allantoicase, which yields MRTWIDLADRRLGGLVLDASDEWFAPKEHLLDTGPPAFDPTRYGTRGKQMDGWETRRHSPTGDDWAVVRLGAPGVVRRVIVDTTHFRGNAPARWALDGHTAATPVLDDARGISWVPLVDWTDLRADHINHLDVRAGPRVTHVRLRIAPDGGVARLRVLGDAVTDLRLAADRHGALDLAAVVNGGAVEAVSEEFFSPAHRILQVGDARDMSDGWETRRRRDDGHDWVVVRLATVGLVDRVEVDTTHFLGNHPQSCALDACHRPAASGEQLAIAADIWHEVVPTSPLGPHARHVFDIAEPRAASHVRLRIHPDGGVARLRVLGRVTDDGWRRAGVRWLDAATLGGARDALTHCCASSRWVEQMLARRPLGGFDDLCATADEAWWKLDPDDWREAFAAHPRIGDRSGPAHTRDEQSGTAGADPEVLHALAEGNHTYEQRFGHVFLIDASGRPADEMLAELQERLGNDPATELEVAAEQQRRITRRRLDAMTRPERRTAMSSAAHPATGIGRWSR from the coding sequence GTGAGGACGTGGATCGATCTGGCCGATCGCCGGCTCGGCGGCCTGGTGCTGGACGCCAGCGACGAGTGGTTCGCGCCGAAGGAGCACCTGCTCGATACCGGGCCGCCCGCGTTCGATCCCACGCGCTACGGGACGCGCGGCAAGCAGATGGACGGCTGGGAGACCCGCCGGCACTCCCCCACCGGTGATGACTGGGCGGTCGTCCGCCTCGGCGCGCCCGGCGTCGTGCGCAGGGTGATCGTCGACACCACCCACTTCCGCGGCAACGCGCCGGCACGGTGGGCGCTGGACGGCCACACGGCCGCCACGCCGGTGCTCGACGACGCGCGGGGGATCTCGTGGGTGCCGCTGGTCGACTGGACCGACCTCCGGGCCGACCACATCAACCACCTCGACGTCAGGGCCGGTCCGCGGGTCACCCATGTCCGCCTGCGCATCGCTCCCGACGGCGGTGTCGCCCGTCTGCGGGTGCTCGGCGACGCCGTAACCGACCTGCGGCTCGCCGCCGACCGCCATGGTGCGCTCGACCTGGCAGCGGTCGTCAACGGCGGCGCCGTCGAGGCGGTCAGCGAGGAGTTTTTCTCCCCGGCCCACCGGATCCTGCAGGTCGGCGATGCCCGCGACATGAGCGACGGCTGGGAGACCCGCCGCCGGCGTGACGACGGCCACGACTGGGTCGTCGTGCGGTTGGCCACCGTCGGCCTGGTCGACCGGGTGGAGGTCGACACGACGCACTTCCTGGGCAACCACCCGCAGTCGTGCGCACTCGACGCGTGCCACCGTCCCGCCGCGAGTGGCGAACAGCTCGCGATCGCCGCCGACATCTGGCACGAGGTGGTGCCGACGTCGCCGCTGGGACCCCACGCGCGCCACGTGTTCGACATCGCCGAGCCCCGGGCCGCGTCGCACGTGCGACTGCGCATCCACCCCGACGGGGGCGTCGCACGGCTGCGCGTGCTCGGCCGCGTCACCGACGACGGCTGGCGCCGCGCCGGGGTCCGATGGCTCGACGCAGCGACCCTCGGCGGTGCGCGCGACGCGCTGACCCACTGCTGCGCCTCGTCGCGGTGGGTCGAGCAGATGCTGGCGCGGCGGCCGTTGGGCGGGTTCGACGACCTGTGCGCGACCGCCGATGAGGCGTGGTGGAAGCTCGATCCCGACGACTGGCGCGAGGCGTTCGCGGCCCATCCGCGCATCGGCGACCGCTCCGGTCCAGCGCACACGCGCGACGAGCAGTCCGGGACCGCCGGGGCGGACCCCGAGGTGCTCCACGCGCTCGCCGAGGGCAACCACACCTACGAGCAGCGGTTCGGCCACGTGTTCCTGATCGACGCCTCGGGCCGGCCCGCCGATGAGATGCTCGCCGAGCTGCAGGAGCGGCTGGGCAACGACCCCGCCACCGAGCTGGAGGTGGCCGCCGAGCAGCAGCGCCGGATCACGCGCCGCCGGCTCGACGCGATGACGCGCCCCGAACGGAGGACGGCAATGAGCAGCGCAGCGCACCCCGCGACGGGCATCGGCCGGTGGTCGCGGTGA
- the allB gene encoding allantoinase AllB has translation MTATLLTIRGERVVRPDGTRPAAVHVRNGTIVAVTDRDAAPTGDVVDAGDLVVGPGLVDVHVHVNEPGRTEWEGFATATRAAAAGGVTTVLDMPLNSVPSTVTVGALEAKRAAAEGTCHVDVGFWGGIVPGNAADLAALHDAGVFGFKAFLADSGVDEFERVTPRQLEQAMQRLADLDALTLVHAEDDEVLAHAAYVLDQGDRRAHATWLASRPDDAEVRAVTTVGRLAAGTGARAHVLHLSSADALAPLHHAARAGARLTAETCPHYLALTAEDVPDGATAFKCAPPIREAANRDRLWTALADGTLTLVASDHSPTTPERKLLDTGDIARAWGGIASLQLGLAVVWTHARSRGHIPDDVVHWMSAAPARLVGLQHKGALAPGFDADVVAWDPEHTWVVDGAALEHRHPVTPYDGAQLQGRVVTTWVRGHMVYDRGAVTGPPRGRLLRREAR, from the coding sequence ATGACAGCCACCCTGCTGACGATCCGCGGTGAGCGGGTCGTCAGACCCGACGGGACGCGGCCAGCGGCGGTACACGTCAGAAACGGCACGATCGTCGCGGTCACAGACCGCGACGCCGCGCCCACGGGCGACGTGGTTGACGCGGGTGACCTGGTCGTGGGGCCGGGACTGGTGGACGTCCACGTGCACGTCAACGAACCGGGCCGGACCGAGTGGGAGGGGTTCGCGACCGCCACGCGGGCCGCGGCCGCGGGCGGCGTGACGACGGTGCTGGACATGCCGCTCAACAGCGTGCCGTCGACCGTGACCGTGGGGGCGCTGGAGGCCAAGCGCGCGGCGGCCGAGGGCACGTGCCACGTGGACGTGGGGTTCTGGGGCGGGATCGTACCGGGCAACGCCGCCGACCTGGCTGCCCTGCACGACGCCGGGGTCTTCGGGTTCAAGGCGTTCCTGGCCGACTCGGGCGTCGACGAGTTCGAGCGCGTCACTCCGCGACAGCTCGAACAGGCGATGCAACGCCTGGCCGACCTGGATGCGCTGACCCTGGTCCACGCCGAGGACGACGAGGTGCTCGCCCACGCGGCGTACGTGCTCGACCAGGGCGATCGCCGCGCACATGCGACCTGGCTGGCGTCCCGACCAGACGACGCCGAGGTCCGGGCGGTCACGACCGTCGGACGGCTGGCGGCCGGGACCGGCGCGCGCGCCCACGTCCTGCACCTGTCGTCGGCCGACGCGCTCGCACCACTGCACCACGCAGCGCGGGCCGGGGCGCGCCTGACCGCCGAGACCTGCCCCCACTACCTGGCGCTGACCGCCGAGGACGTGCCCGACGGCGCGACCGCGTTCAAGTGCGCGCCACCGATCCGCGAGGCGGCCAACCGCGACCGGCTGTGGACCGCGCTCGCCGACGGGACCCTGACACTGGTCGCCAGCGACCACTCACCCACGACCCCGGAGCGCAAGCTGCTCGACACCGGCGACATCGCGCGGGCGTGGGGCGGCATCGCGTCGCTGCAGCTGGGCCTGGCCGTGGTGTGGACGCACGCGCGGTCCCGCGGGCACATCCCCGACGATGTGGTCCACTGGATGAGCGCGGCACCGGCGCGGCTGGTGGGCCTGCAGCACAAGGGCGCGCTCGCACCCGGGTTCGACGCCGACGTCGTGGCCTGGGATCCCGAGCACACGTGGGTCGTCGACGGCGCGGCCCTGGAGCACCGCCACCCGGTGACCCCCTACGACGGCGCGCAGCTGCAGGGTCGTGTGGTGACCACGTGGGTGCGGGGACACATGGTTTACGACCGTGGTGCGGTGACCGGACCGCCGCGGGGACGACTGCTGCGCAGGGAGGCACGGTGA